The genome window CGGGCAATCTGACCCATCAGCGTGGACTTGCCGACGCCGGAGCCGGCGAAGAGACCCACGCGCTGGCCCTCGCCCACGGTGAGAAGCCCGTCGATGCAGCGCACGCCCAGGGGCAGCGGCCGCTCGATGCGCTGACGGGTGAAGGGATCCGGGCAGTCGCGGTCCACGGGCCAGTCGATCAGGTTCTCCCCCTCCAGGGGCATGCCGTCCATGGGCTCGCCGATGCCGTTGAGCACGCGGCCCAGGAGCCCGTCGCCACACTTGATGGTGAGCGGACGGCCGGTGGGGATGCACTCGCTGTCCGGACCGATGCCGTACAGCTCGCCCAGGGGCATGAGCATCACCTCGTCGCCCACGAAGCCCACGACCTCCGACTTCATCAGGCCGCGCTGGCGGTTCTTGACGAGCACCAGCTCGCCGATGCGCACGTTGGGCACGCTCGCCTTGATGACGAGGCCCGTCAGCTCCGTGACGCGGCCGCGCACCCGGACGAGGGACGCTTCCTTGATGAGGTCGTAGTAGCGCGAAAGGTCGATGGCCATGACGGATTCCTGGAGGCTCTAGGGCGCGGCTGGGGCCAGCAGGCTCAGGGAGGGCCGCTCTTGCGCGCGGTGTCCGGCTGCAGGAGGTTCTGGAGCATCTCCAGCTGCGTGGGCAGCTGCGCGTCCACGGTGCCGAACTCCGTCTGGACGATGCAGCCCACGGGAGCGACCTCCGGGTCCTCCTTGATGGCCAGGTCCACCGTGCGGCCGATGAGCTCCATCAGCTGGGGGCGCTTGGCGCGCAGCACCGTGGCCGTCTTCGGGTGCACGCGCAGGATCATGGCGCGCGCGTTGCGGAGGTTGTCGATGGCCGCGGCGCACATGTCCACCAGCAGCTCCGGCTCGCGCTCCAGGTCGCGGCCGAGGATCTTCTCCGCCATCTTCAGCGCCAGCGAGATGATGTCCTGCTCCTGGGAGTTGAGCATCTCCCCGGCCTGTATCTTCGCGCGCAGGAGCAGCTCCGTGGCCTGGGCGATGCCTTCCTGACGGCCCAGGTCCTTCGCCTTGGCGAAGAGCTCCTCCTTCTCACGCTGGGCCTCGGCGAGGATGCGCTCACGCTCGCGCTGGGCGTCCTCGATGATGCCCTGGGCGCCCTGGCGCGCCTCGAAGACCTCGGCGTTCATCACGCCCGCGCGCGGCGGACGCAGCGCCGGCCGCTCGGACGTGGCGACGACCACCGACTCCGCCAACCCGTCCCCCTTGATTACCTTGCCGATCGCCATGCGCCGCTCCTTGGAGACCAGATGCTAGCGCGTTCCGCCGCGCGGTCCACGCCCTCCCGGGCCGCCCGCGTCATCCGGGCCCGGCCGGTCGGTGGGAGGCGGGCGCCGGCGGCCCACCTGCGTTCCCTCCGAGGACCGGGGCGAGGATGCCTGGCTGGAGAGCACGCGCGGGGGACGCTCCGGCTCGCCCCCCGGTTCGGGACGCGCCGCGGGACGGCTGCCCGTGCGCGAGCGCAGCACGCGGGCCCCATCAGCGGCTTCCCCGGAGGGTTCCGGGCGCCGGGGGGCGCGCTCCTCCGCGTCGGCGGGAGGCCGCGCGGGGCGCTCGGCCCGAACGGAGCGGCCTTCCGGCGCATCCGGCTCCGGCGGGCGTGTCGCACCGCGTGCCCCCAGCCGCGAGGGCGGGGGTCCAATGCGAGCGCCGTCTGGCTCCGGCCGGACGGGACGCGCGGGCCGGGCGCCCTCTGGATCACGGCGGCCGGGAATGGCCCCGGTGGACGCGCGGGGCGCGGGCCCCACCGACGAGCCCCGGTCCACCGGCATGCGGCGCATCTGGGAGCCGTTCGCATCCCCTTCCGGGGCCGCCATGGACGCGCGGGGCGGGGGTCCACGCTCGCGCTCCACCGGCATCCGGCGGATCTGCGAACCACCCGCCTCACCTTCCGGCGCCCCCATGGAGGCACGGGGCGCGGGCCCGCGCTCGCGCTCCACTGGCATCCGGCGCATCTTCGAACCGTTCGCGTCCCCTTCTGGCGAAGCCATGGACGCGCGGGGCGCGGGCCCCACCGACGAGCCCCGCTCCTCCCCTGGCGCCGGGCGCGGACGTCCGGCGGGGGGAGCCGCGCCCGGGCCCGCGTCACGGCTGGACGCAGCACCCGCGCGACGGGCCGCGCGCTCGGCCATGAAGTCGCGCTTGGCGCCCGCATCTGCGGACTCTCCGGCGGGAGGGGCTCCCCGCAGGGCCTTGGGGGCTCGGAGCGCGGGCGGGCGTGACGGATCCGGCGCGGTGGTGCGCAGGCCCTCGCGCGGCGCGGGTGCCGCCCCCGGACGGGCTCCCGGAGCCGCGGGGCGGGCTGCCGGAGCTTCGGGACGGGCTCCCGGGGCCGCGGGCGCGGGCTTCCGGGCCCCCGGCGGTGGAGGGAGCACGGCGGCGGGGCGCGGCGGCGTGATCAGCCGCACGGGCCGCTCGATGAGGCCGCGCACGGCCAGCCGCTCCAGGTCCATGACGATGTCGGTGCGTCCGCCATCGCCCCGGGCCGTCGGCCGCGAGCGCTCCTCGCGCACCCACTTCGCCACCAGGTGGCCGAACTCGCCGCGGTGCTTCTCCAGCATGCGCGCGGCGAACTCCGGGGACTGCGCCACGCACGCGCGCGCCAGCCGCTGCACGCCCGCGCTGCGGATGGCGCCGGCCAGCCGGTTGAAGCCCTCGTGCAGGTTGATCTGCGCGCGCGCGTCCTCTTCCGGGAGCTTGCGCGGCGCATTGGCCGCCACGGACTTGCTCATGAGCTGGAACAGGTCAGGAGGCAGCGACTCCATGAGGCCGTTCAGCTCTTCCTCGGGCAGGCCCGCCAGCGCCGGCCCAAGCACGCGCGCCCCCAGGCGGTCACTCACCGTGAGCAACTCACGCGTCTGGAGGTTGAGCACGTCCGCGAACTTGAAACCCGCGGACTGGCCTGCGGCCTCGCGCGACAGCGCCTCCTCCAGCTTCCAGCGGATGATGTCCAGGACCTGCGGCCGCACCTCGCGGGTGAGCTTCACGCGAGAGGGAGGCAGATGGCCGCGCACGGCCTCCGCCATGTTGCCGGGCAGCGCTCGCAGGGCGACTTCCACCAGGGCGCCGCGCTCGCGCTGGAGCAGCGCCGCCAGCCGCTCCGGATCCCCGGTCCACAGCTGGCCGCGCCGGTCCTTCATCAGGCGCTTGAGCTCCTGAACCACCGCGGGCAGGCGCTTCTCGCGCGGAATCTGGAGGATCTCCTGCGCGCGGTGGCGCAAGAGCGCGCCCTCCTCGTCCGGCAGGTGCTCCAGCGCCGCCATGCTCTCCTGGCCCCCGAAGGTGACCGCGGTGAGCAACATCATGGTCTGGCGCTTGCTGAGCGAGGTGAAGAAGGAATCCAACGGTCACCTCGCGGGCCCCCAGGTGGCCCGCTGAAGATGGAAGTCGTGTCCCCGGCCTGGAGGACACGTCCCGCGGTCCACCCCAGGAGGACCGCGGGAAGCGACGTGCAGCTCTAGCCCTCGCGACCGCCGCGCGCACGCGCGGGCCGCGCCGCCGCGGCGGGGGCAGCGCCACCCGAGCCACCGCGCATGAAGGTCCAACCGGTGAGGCCCATCATCGCCAGGATGAGCGCGAACGCACCGCCCAGGATCATCTTGAAGGTGCTCGCGCTGGCGGCCGTCATGCGCACGCCGAGCACGTCCTGCAGGCGGTTGGTCTCCGTGGTCTCCGCCGAGGGGGCCAGGGCCTCCGTCATCAGCACGGTGACGGCCTCCGGCTTGAGCTCCGCCACGGAGCTGGCGACGAACTGCTTCACCGCGTCCATCGTCACGGGGGGCTTGCCGCCCTCCACCGTGCGGTACTTGATGAACACGGAGGCCGACGGCATCGGCTTGTTCTCCGGCTGCGACAGGTCGTTGTTCTCCGGCACCATCACGATGGCGCGCGCCTCCAGCACGCCGTCGATCTGGTTGAGCGCGTTGGAGACCTCACCCGCCATGGCCTTGAGGAGCATGGCGCGCTCCTCCGTGGCGGTGGGCACCATGCTGCCCTTGGCGAAGTGGGACAGGCCCTTCTCCACCGGACGCGGCAGCGAGTTGCGCTTCAACAGCTCCGCGGCCTGCGCGGCGTCGCCCTTGGGGACGACGATGGTGAAGCGCACTTCGTTACCGCCCTCCGCCTTCTCTTTCTTGGAGTTGATGCCGTTCTTGCTGAGCAGGACGTAGATTTCATTCGCGTCCGCCTCCGTCAGCTCGTGCTGCAGCTCGATGGAGCAGCCGGTGAGGAACAGCAGGGCGAGGAGCGGGGCGGCGAAGACGGGCGTTCGGCGAGTCATGGGCGCGCTTAGCTTAACAGGGCCCTTGCAAAACGCGGAAGGGCGCCCCCTCCCGACTTTGGGAGGGACCGCCCTTCGCATGCCGCCATGGCCCGGCGGGGTGGGGACTTCAGACCTGCGTCTTGACGACGTCCTTCAGGCCGCTGGTGGCCTTCTCGACGACCTTCGACGTGAGATCCAACTCCTGCGAGTACTTGTACATGGACGCCTGGAGACCGAGCAGCTCGGCGTTGGACATGTTCTTGCCGGAGGAGGCCTCCTTGATCAGCTTGTCCATGCTGACCTGGCCCTTCTCCAGACCGGAGACGAGGTCGGACACCATGCCGCCCGACTTGGTCGTCTTGGAGGCTTCGGCCTTCGCGTCCACGGGCTCGGCGCCCTTGGCCGTGGCGGGCTGCTGGGCCGCGCCGCTCACCTTGTTCAGGTTGGCCTTCTCCGCCTTGTTGACGGTCTCCACCTGGCGGACGTTGTCCACCTTCTGGGTGGCCTGCGCGGCCTGGGCCTTGTTGACGTTCTGGGCGGCGTCCACCTGGCCGGCGCCCTGCGCCTTGTCAGCGAGAACTCCGTCGAACTTCGACGCGCCCGTCTTCTGAGTCTGCTGCGCGCCCTGGTCCTGCAGCTTTTGCTGCGCTACCTGTCCCGCGGAGATGCCGCTCATCGGAGCCGCCATGTGACACCCTCCTTGCATCCGTCGAGGGGGGAGGGAGTTCCTCCTCCTCGTTCAAGAGTTCCTTGAGCCGATCAATGGCCCGCGCATGTAGCCGCGACGCCCAGCTCTTCGACTGCCCGATTTCCGCTCCTGCCTCTTCCAGCGTGCGTCCCTGGAAGTAATAGCCCTGCAGGAGCTTGCGCTCTTTCTCCGGAAGCTTCTCGATGGCCGAGCGCACCCGGTTCTTCAACTGCTCCATCTCCAGGCGCTGATCCGCCGGGAGGGATTCATCCACGTAGCCCGCCGCCTCCGCCCCTTCCGCCCCCGCCGCGAAAACCGCCGCGAGGCCCGCCACGGCATCCGAGATGTCTCCAATATCATCGTCGAATGACGACCCGCGGTTGCTTGATCCCTGCTCGCGGTCCGCCAGATTTCCCAGATACGCCGTCGCGCGCTCGCCCTGATAGGCGGTGCGGGCGTCCGCGCCCCGCAAGACCCCCATCTTCCTCAGACCGTCGAAGATGGCGCCCTTGATGCGGTAGTGGGCAAAGGTGAGGAAGTTGGCGCCAACCTTGGGGTCGAAGCGCTCAGCGGCTTCCAGCAGACCGATTTGCCCATAGGCCAGCAGTTCATCCAGCTCCAGCTGGGCATTGAACTGCTTGCGCACGGTGGCCGCGAGCGACCGCACGTACGGGCCGTACTTCTCCAGGATGACCTTCCTGTCTTCACCCAGAGGCAAGCGGCGCGCTCACTCGGCCTTGGACCACAGCCGC of Corallococcus exiguus contains these proteins:
- a CDS encoding FliH/SctL family protein; amino-acid sequence: MAIGKVIKGDGLAESVVVATSERPALRPPRAGVMNAEVFEARQGAQGIIEDAQRERERILAEAQREKEELFAKAKDLGRQEGIAQATELLLRAKIQAGEMLNSQEQDIISLALKMAEKILGRDLEREPELLVDMCAAAIDNLRNARAMILRVHPKTATVLRAKRPQLMELIGRTVDLAIKEDPEVAPVGCIVQTEFGTVDAQLPTQLEMLQNLLQPDTARKSGPP
- a CDS encoding ATP-dependent helicase HrpB, whose product is MDAAQNVNKAQAAQATQKVDNVRQVETVNKAEKANLNKVSGAAQQPATAKGAEPVDAKAEASKTTKSGGMVSDLVSGLEKGQVSMDKLIKEASSGKNMSNAELLGLQASMYKYSQELDLTSKVVEKATSGLKDVVKTQV
- a CDS encoding sigma-70 family RNA polymerase sigma factor, giving the protein MPLGEDRKVILEKYGPYVRSLAATVRKQFNAQLELDELLAYGQIGLLEAAERFDPKVGANFLTFAHYRIKGAIFDGLRKMGVLRGADARTAYQGERATAYLGNLADREQGSSNRGSSFDDDIGDISDAVAGLAAVFAAGAEGAEAAGYVDESLPADQRLEMEQLKNRVRSAIEKLPEKERKLLQGYYFQGRTLEEAGAEIGQSKSWASRLHARAIDRLKELLNEEEELPPPSTDARRVSHGGSDERHLRGTGSAAKAAGPGRAADSEDGRVEVRRSSR
- a CDS encoding type III secretion protein, producing the protein MTRRTPVFAAPLLALLFLTGCSIELQHELTEADANEIYVLLSKNGINSKKEKAEGGNEVRFTIVVPKGDAAQAAELLKRNSLPRPVEKGLSHFAKGSMVPTATEERAMLLKAMAGEVSNALNQIDGVLEARAIVMVPENNDLSQPENKPMPSASVFIKYRTVEGGKPPVTMDAVKQFVASSVAELKPEAVTVLMTEALAPSAETTETNRLQDVLGVRMTAASASTFKMILGGAFALILAMMGLTGWTFMRGGSGGAAPAAAARPARARGGREG